TTGAAGGCGCTTCGCACAAACCAACGGTTTCCGTTACAATCTTTACATTCTTTACTTCTGGTTTCATAGAAAGCATGTggaatatttcttttatctttgcTGATGCGAATGGTATGCGTTGTGCAATTTGGCGAGGCAACAATGGGCGTtcagattttcttttcttgaagaTTATATCCAATTCTGTGTCGGACCTCAGTTGTTCTTCAAAGAAAGCTGGATTTGTTTTCGGGTTGTAGTGTTGATGATTAGCAACAGATACCATTTGACCTTCTTGTGAAAGTCTTATTTTTTCACCTTCTGCTTGAGTTTTCTCGACATAACGGAAGGACAAAGGAGGAATCTCTTCTTCTGATTGAATCTTCTTAACCTTGTAGAAGGATAAAGGAGGAATATCTTCTTCtgaatgaattttattaacCTTATAGAAGGATAAAGGTGGTATCTCATCTTCTGAATTAATTTTCTTACCCTTGTAGAAGGATAGAGGAGGAATCTCATCTTCTGAATGAATTTTTTCAACGTCATGAAAAGAGTCTTTTGTGCCTGacatcataaaagaaaaaaaaaacatgacatTAATGTTAGAAAGAAgatataatgaatttaattgTTGCGGAATACACATCGAAAAGGAAAACCAGAAGAAATTACAATTATGGTCttctacattttttattttattttaaataagctCATCTTGAAAGAGAAACtgtgaaatattatatatttaatttttttattaacaaaatattaacaattcaaatttactaataaaaaattaaataaataaataaactcgtgttagatataattattatttcataataattttattaaaaaataaacatgatataataatttttttcataattttatttactatatattaaatattcacatttgtattttacttttaattttttactattcaattaaGCATTAAATCCAATATATTTATTCGGATACTGTTGAAAAGTTATTAGTagctataatatataaataaaataacataaacgtatgaaaagtaaaagatccaattaaaattataagttttaaaatataagaactaagtttaaaaaaaaaaagaattagagACCACGAACAaaaattagtgataaaaatttaatgtaactaaaaacaatttgtttttctaaaaaacATTACGATAGTcacttaaataatttaattggttCCACAATTTATTTCACAATGCgttataatattagaaatcTATTATTAAGTACCAGAGTATATATAATCTATTTctgtatatttttaatgatataaaaaaatttaatttgatacggatttaaaaaaattacttttaataatataataatatatattatgattttaaattaaaaaaataatataattataatctaTTTAACCGTgtcaaatgaatttaatttgtcGTTTTGGTGTGTCTAAGGTATCACTGCATGATATCAAgactttattattatatatacctctcatattttttttctatttttcacatAGATATTTCTTCATGAAGGATAGGTTAATGGCAGTAGAGTCTACATAGCCAAGTTAAGCAGTATTTTTTGTTGAACGTTACGTactgttaaaaattgaaaaaagaagacatttctacttttcttttttatatatacgaAGACTGTTCTACCATTAAAATTTCTGGATCTGTAAAAGTGGCCTCAACATAAACTTTTTTGTCCTTAATTTTCTGAGTAACTAACCAAGCTTGGGAAGGTCTCTGATTGCTTTGGGGATTGGTGTGTTTGGAAGCATCTTTTGCCAGTAAAGCTCTGGAGGTAAGGCAGCTTGAGCTGTCATCAATATCACCTACAATCCAGTTTTCAAACATATAATGAACAAAACAttcttattttttctaaaaaatagcAATCAAAGTGAAATATAAAATCAGTGCTAAGACTCACGTTGAGAGAAAAAAGTAATGGAAGCCAGTGAAACTCCATGGCCGAAGAAGAGTTGTTAGAGATGAGAAGATGAGTTTGAGACAGAAACCCAAGATACTTATAGAGCTTTAGAGGAAGAGACACACGTGGATCtgtcatatatatttattaggaCTATACtgtattaacaattttttttttaataactttttgacaacaaattattatatgtcattattttattagtttatatagtTGAAATCAATTAATTATAAGTTACATATAACTagttgtaaaaaagttattaaaaaatattgttaaaaaaatattgttaaatttttcttttccttattaTTACTTAAAGTGTGTagaaatagatataattttatgcttttaataactttttaacaacAATTTATATGGTAGTTTGTGATTGGTCATTTTTAAATATAcggaccaataaaatagtgatataTCGTctgttgtcaaaaaattgttaaaaaaagttgttaaaatatcatgatCCTACTAAGAAACAAATCAATTTGGAATTCTAAATTTGGAAAACATGCCTTTTAGAGTGGACGAcccttaaaataaattacaggCCAAAGTAAATTTTATGAATAAGCTGGTTctgtaaaattattaattttaggcttattttcattaatatattatattcaaattcaaCTGAATATAAAAGaagtcaaataaatataatatatcatattgttaaataaaagattttatcgTACTATGATTcaagtaaaatttttatttgattttataagaATCCTATTTACGGCAATTACTTAATATATTAGTATGGTTCAAAATATCAAGttcaattaagttttaatgGTTATATATACATCATTAAATAAGTTTAGGGTCTTGTGGGAGTTGAACATTGCTCCCACCTAGGCATTCGGGTAAAGCTTAGTCCATGATCATAGATGGAGTAAAGTTCGAGATTGTCGTTGTTGTCGTGGTGAACcttttcatgaaattttttaGGGTCTCGTTTTTCTCGTGTTCTATGTATTTTAGGCTATTGATGAGGTAGGTCCCGTTTTGCGATCTACAAATCAGACTCGAAATATGGTACTCAAGCTTCAAAGGAATCCATATAGTGATATCGTTTAGTACCAATCTAAGGTCGGTCTGTCTAGGGTATATGGAAACAACTTGCAAAAAACTCTTTCATTTTGTGAATGGATATTGTTCTGGATTAAATCAACTTTTAGATGTGTGGCCAAGTAGGTTGTGCCGCcatattttcaaatgttaatGACAACTCCCTTGAGGATGCATGCCAAAGCCACTTCTTTTTATGAAAGGGTAAAAGTTCTCAACATTGCTAGTCCTAATTTAGAAGTCTTTGTCATGAATTTAGGAAGCCCGACGAGCTTCCAAGTCTACATGCTTGCAGGGGTGTCCTGTGGAATCTTAGGACTCCATTAATTTTGGGTCTCAATGTGCATTGTGATGTCTGCACTAATTGGGCTCTCTTTTGGAATGGTGGAATCATCTCTAACTTTCTCTTGTTCTGTGTCGAGTTGACCTACTCCCTTGATCCCTTCGAGCCCAACGTTGAGGAGATCAACTTCGTTCTATGCAAACCTCATTGGGTTGGCGTATTGTGC
This Vigna angularis cultivar LongXiaoDou No.4 chromosome 4, ASM1680809v1, whole genome shotgun sequence DNA region includes the following protein-coding sequences:
- the LOC108332059 gene encoding BURP domain protein RD22, translated to MEFHWLPLLFSLNVILMTAQAALPPELYWQKMLPNTPIPKAIRDLPKLGTKDSFHDVEKIHSEDEIPPLSFYKGKKINSEDEIPPLSFYKVNKIHSEEDIPPLSFYKVKKIQSEEEIPPLSFRYVEKTQAEGEKIRLSQEGQMVSVANHQHYNPKTNPAFFEEQLRSDTELDIIFKKRKSERPLLPRQIAQRIPFASAKIKEIFHMLSMKPEVKNVKIVTETVGLCEAPSIRGVEKNCATSLESMVDFITSKLGKNAQVISTEAEKVSKSEKFLVKDGVKILAEENIIVCHPMNYPYVVFYCHKISNTTARFMPLEGEDGIRVKAVAVCHKDTSEWDPNHGFLQALKVKSGTVPVCHILPEGDLLWFAK